Proteins encoded together in one Chryseobacterium sp. G0201 window:
- a CDS encoding 3'-5' exonuclease, whose product MKTTDNILIIDLEATCWDDRPPRGQESEIIEIGVCIIDAKTGKISQNEGILVKPQYSKVSPFCTELTSITQKMLDEEGILLEDALDILRAEYDSEDLTWASYGNYDLNMLKDQTRRFNVDYPLSDDHINVKTLFGELHPTVRKSVGMARALGELNFKLEGTHHRGVDDAKNIAKILHWCLQQ is encoded by the coding sequence GTGAAAACAACAGACAACATATTAATTATAGACCTCGAAGCCACGTGTTGGGATGACCGCCCGCCGAGAGGTCAGGAAAGTGAAATCATAGAAATCGGAGTTTGTATCATAGATGCAAAAACCGGTAAGATTTCGCAAAATGAAGGAATTTTAGTGAAACCTCAATATTCAAAAGTAAGTCCGTTTTGTACGGAACTGACTTCCATTACTCAGAAAATGCTTGATGAAGAAGGTATTTTGCTTGAAGATGCATTAGATATTCTACGAGCAGAATACGATTCTGAAGACCTGACTTGGGCAAGTTATGGAAACTATGACTTGAATATGCTTAAAGATCAGACAAGAAGATTCAATGTCGATTATCCTCTGAGTGATGATCATATCAATGTGAAAACATTATTTGGAGAATTGCATCCGACTGTCAGGAAAAGTGTCGGAATGGCAAGAGCTTTAGGTGAACTGAATTTTAAGCTTGAAGGCACCCATCACAGAGGTGTTGACGATGCGAAAAATATTGCGAAGATTTTACATTGGTGTTTGCAACAATAG
- a CDS encoding slipin family protein, which produces MMFKNVQIKAYQVGLVFKNRNLIEILKEGNHWIFGNKSVEIHEMKNEFKTTEDLNLLLKNEGLNSMLEVIDVKDGEIVLVQENGIFKEVLNVGQYAFWKGVLNREFQKVDLTKVEITEKISKTILENMKLKNFTRKFVVTNQYKGLLLIDGKLTKVLEAGTYYFWNNEISVEVKAIDTRMQQMEIAGQELLTKDKAMLRINFYVRFQVENIEKALMENKEYDKQLYILMQLALREFVGALTLDELLVKKDSVGKEILENLGNKAEDLGLKASDAGIRDVILTGEMKEIMNQVLIAEKKAQANSIMRREETASTRSLLNTAKLMEENEVLWKLKEMEYMEKIADKIGDITVSGNSNILSQLKEIFAK; this is translated from the coding sequence ATGATGTTTAAAAATGTACAAATTAAAGCATATCAGGTTGGTTTGGTTTTCAAAAACCGAAACTTAATTGAGATCTTAAAAGAAGGTAATCATTGGATTTTCGGGAATAAATCTGTGGAAATTCATGAAATGAAAAACGAATTTAAAACGACTGAAGACTTGAATCTTTTATTGAAAAATGAAGGCTTGAATTCAATGTTGGAAGTCATTGACGTAAAAGATGGTGAAATCGTTTTAGTACAGGAAAACGGTATCTTCAAAGAAGTTTTGAATGTTGGTCAATATGCCTTTTGGAAAGGTGTTTTGAACAGAGAATTTCAAAAAGTTGATTTAACGAAAGTTGAGATTACAGAGAAAATCTCCAAAACAATCCTGGAAAATATGAAGTTGAAAAATTTCACAAGAAAGTTTGTTGTGACGAATCAATATAAAGGATTATTGTTAATTGACGGAAAATTAACCAAAGTTCTGGAAGCGGGAACTTACTATTTCTGGAACAACGAAATTTCTGTTGAGGTAAAAGCCATTGATACGCGTATGCAACAAATGGAAATTGCAGGGCAGGAACTTTTAACGAAAGATAAAGCGATGCTTCGTATCAATTTCTATGTGCGTTTTCAGGTGGAAAACATTGAAAAAGCCTTGATGGAAAATAAAGAATATGATAAGCAATTATATATTTTGATGCAACTCGCTTTGCGTGAGTTCGTTGGAGCTTTGACGTTGGATGAATTGCTGGTGAAAAAAGATTCTGTAGGAAAAGAAATCCTAGAAAATCTTGGAAACAAAGCAGAAGATCTTGGTCTGAAAGCTTCTGACGCCGGAATCCGTGACGTGATCCTGACCGGAGAAATGAAAGAAATTATGAATCAGGTTTTGATCGCCGAGAAAAAAGCTCAAGCCAACAGCATCATGCGTCGTGAGGAAACGGCTTCCACAAGAAGTTTACTGAACACCGCAAAACTGATGGAAGAAAACGAAGTCTTGTGGAAACTGAAAGAAATGGAATACATGGAGAAAATCGCCGACAAAATTGGAGATATCACCGTTTCCGGAAACAGTAACATCCTTTCCCAACTGAAAGAGATCTTCGCAAAATAA
- a CDS encoding VOC family protein — MIKGLYETHVQVSNLDDSIKFYTEVLGLEFAHHDETRPIAFLWIGKNKEAMLGLWEQKENLQTRHFAFSADKEDILNYSVEFLKNKNLKPYNFLKDGIDEPMVFAWMPALAIYFNDPDGNQLEFISILEGDGKPELGVISYEKWLENK, encoded by the coding sequence ATGATAAAAGGATTATATGAAACTCATGTTCAGGTTAGCAATTTAGACGATTCAATAAAATTTTATACTGAAGTCTTAGGTTTGGAATTTGCTCATCATGACGAAACTCGTCCGATTGCATTTTTATGGATTGGAAAAAATAAAGAAGCCATGCTTGGCTTGTGGGAACAAAAAGAAAATTTACAGACAAGACATTTTGCTTTTTCTGCTGATAAAGAAGATATTCTGAATTATTCCGTTGAGTTTTTGAAAAACAAAAATTTAAAGCCTTACAATTTCTTAAAAGACGGAATTGATGAACCCATGGTTTTTGCTTGGATGCCTGCGTTGGCGATTTATTTTAATGATCCAGATGGAAATCAACTGGAATTTATTTCTATTTTGGAAGGTGATGGAAAACCGGAATTGGGAGTTATTTCTTACGAAAAATGGTTGGAAAACAAATAA
- a CDS encoding TROVE domain-containing protein, whose protein sequence is MKFNILKKENRVVTNYEGAKAYTMTPAEELYSAVVTTGLSNTSYEKGNDRLTRIQSLITNNDPEFVAKLAIYARKDMYLRSIPLVLTTELAKQASGTDLVSRTVDGVIKRADEITELLAYYQLANERTETKKLNKLSKQIQKGLVKSFNKFDEYQFAKYNRKAEVTLKDALFLVHPKAKDENQQAIFNKIVNDSLETPYTWEVELSVLGQTKFADEAERKSAFKNKWEELIFSNKLGYMATLRNLRNIIEANISSDAMYKVCNYLSDEKAVRNSKQLPFRFLAAYRELKTIDSPYLSSILEALEDAVMVSAKNIKGFGFETSLVIAADVSGSMQQPVSPKSKVLLYDIGLLMSMMLQSQCKNVISGMFGDTWKRVPMPKNGILRNVDAFYKREGEVGYSTNGYLVIEDLLNRSEKVDKVMLFTDTQLWDSNGGRNSFENSWNQYKSFNPNAKLYIFDLAGYGKQPLDVRKNDVYLIAGWSDKIFDVLNALEDRKSAVAMIKKVVL, encoded by the coding sequence ATGAAATTTAATATTTTAAAAAAAGAAAATAGAGTAGTGACCAACTACGAAGGTGCAAAAGCATATACAATGACGCCTGCAGAAGAACTATATAGTGCTGTTGTTACAACAGGATTATCAAACACTTCATATGAAAAAGGAAATGACAGATTGACGAGAATTCAATCTTTAATTACAAACAACGATCCTGAATTCGTTGCGAAATTGGCAATCTATGCAAGAAAAGATATGTACTTGCGTTCAATTCCATTGGTTTTGACAACAGAATTGGCAAAACAAGCTTCAGGTACAGATTTGGTAAGCAGAACTGTTGACGGAGTTATTAAAAGAGCAGACGAAATCACAGAATTGTTGGCTTATTACCAATTGGCAAACGAAAGAACAGAAACAAAAAAGCTGAACAAACTTTCAAAACAAATTCAAAAAGGTTTGGTAAAATCTTTCAACAAATTTGATGAATATCAGTTCGCAAAATATAACAGAAAAGCTGAGGTTACTTTAAAAGATGCTTTGTTCTTGGTTCACCCAAAAGCAAAAGATGAAAATCAACAGGCCATTTTCAACAAAATCGTCAACGATTCGTTGGAAACTCCATATACTTGGGAAGTTGAGCTTTCAGTTTTAGGTCAGACAAAATTCGCTGATGAAGCAGAAAGAAAATCCGCTTTCAAAAACAAATGGGAAGAATTGATTTTCAGCAACAAATTGGGTTATATGGCAACGTTGAGAAACCTGCGAAATATTATAGAAGCCAACATTTCTTCAGACGCGATGTACAAAGTGTGCAATTATTTGTCGGATGAAAAAGCGGTGCGAAATTCAAAACAATTGCCATTTAGATTTTTGGCGGCGTATAGAGAATTGAAAACGATCGATTCACCATATTTGTCGTCAATTTTGGAAGCATTGGAAGATGCTGTGATGGTGAGTGCAAAAAACATTAAAGGTTTTGGTTTCGAAACTTCACTGGTAATCGCGGCAGACGTTTCGGGTTCGATGCAACAACCTGTTTCTCCGAAATCTAAGGTTTTGTTGTACGATATCGGTTTGTTGATGTCGATGATGTTGCAGTCACAATGTAAAAACGTAATTTCAGGTATGTTTGGTGACACGTGGAAAAGAGTTCCGATGCCTAAAAACGGTATTCTGAGAAACGTAGATGCTTTCTACAAGCGAGAAGGTGAGGTTGGTTACTCCACAAACGGTTATTTGGTGATCGAAGATTTGCTGAACAGAAGTGAAAAAGTGGATAAAGTAATGTTGTTCACCGATACTCAGCTTTGGGATAGCAACGGAGGTAGAAATTCCTTTGAAAACTCATGGAATCAATACAAAAGTTTCAATCCTAATGCAAAATTGTACATTTTTGATTTGGCAGGTTACGGAAAACAGCCGTTGGATGTCAGAAAAAATGATGTATATCTTATCGCAGGTTGGTCCGACAAAATTTTCGATGTACTGAATGCTTTGGAAGACCGAAAATCAGCGGTAGCAATGATAAAAAAAGTAGTGCTGTAA
- a CDS encoding phosphate ABC transporter substrate-binding protein produces MKKFKTLKQSFGINEYGLIDFPKKISNVQVSRVLYGDDMGCSYCFPHGYETINSKEDKFQRNWKKYRKTQWKNKK; encoded by the coding sequence ATGAAAAAATTTAAAACATTAAAACAATCTTTTGGAATCAATGAATATGGATTAATTGATTTCCCAAAGAAAATTTCAAATGTACAAGTTTCCAGAGTTTTATATGGGGACGATATGGGATGCTCTTACTGTTTTCCACATGGCTATGAAACGATAAACTCTAAGGAGGATAAGTTTCAGAGAAATTGGAAAAAATACAGAAAAACCCAATGGAAAAATAAAAAGTAA
- a CDS encoding transcriptional regulator, with translation MIKKNTFIKNSIAFFAILVSNFLFCQNQDKEIDQLLQKAEQSRREFNNLDQLKYAKKASILAEEIKDSKKIAECYYNIARALSFLELQKESFSYINKASQQPYTKKSKLLQAQLKEVKAFNYYSLGLTSQFNTELPGIVKLLKNQSSKDAIILLQRTYLNIGSTKPDSAKYYSELCYKELKKLPEKDSHLELSDFYRYKGTEFLEKMPDSAIYYYQKSIQITQKHHDPVLFFNYTALGDYYSSQKKYHEAKSYYEKAIQNIKEQSITPYHFVNNDLYNKISALYGKLGEKDKQNKYQAIYSDLQKKLLTERNKNVESALNIILKDKEEEYKSSEFQKYILISIGILVLLIIFFFIYRILRKKIKHKETIIKEAANTLQNKEEIIYQKNSETQELQLKINDAYNDVVELAKKNDPSFYFRFQEVYPEFQKKLLENSPTLRTSELILCAYTFLGFSIKDIAEYTFKSVNTIRNRKQSLRKKFGIQSEEDMGIWLRNLTSEKEQ, from the coding sequence ATGATTAAGAAAAATACTTTTATAAAAAATAGTATAGCATTTTTTGCTATTCTCGTTTCAAATTTTCTGTTCTGCCAAAATCAGGACAAAGAAATAGACCAGTTATTACAAAAAGCAGAACAAAGCAGGAGAGAATTTAACAATCTGGATCAGTTAAAATATGCCAAGAAGGCCTCTATTTTAGCAGAAGAAATAAAAGATTCCAAAAAAATAGCAGAATGCTACTATAATATTGCACGCGCCTTATCGTTTCTGGAACTGCAAAAAGAAAGTTTCTCATATATAAATAAAGCATCTCAGCAGCCTTACACAAAAAAGAGTAAGCTCTTACAGGCTCAACTCAAAGAAGTAAAAGCTTTTAATTACTATAGTTTAGGATTAACTTCACAGTTTAATACAGAATTACCTGGTATTGTAAAGCTTTTGAAAAACCAAAGTAGTAAAGACGCAATTATTTTGCTCCAAAGAACTTATCTGAATATTGGTTCAACAAAACCCGATTCTGCTAAATATTATTCTGAATTATGCTATAAGGAGTTAAAAAAACTACCCGAAAAAGATTCACATTTAGAATTATCCGATTTTTACCGATATAAAGGCACAGAGTTTCTGGAGAAAATGCCGGATTCTGCAATTTATTATTATCAAAAAAGTATTCAGATAACTCAAAAACATCATGATCCTGTACTTTTCTTCAACTATACGGCATTAGGTGATTACTACTCCAGTCAAAAAAAATATCATGAAGCTAAAAGTTATTATGAGAAAGCCATCCAAAATATAAAAGAGCAATCTATCACTCCTTATCATTTCGTAAACAATGATCTTTATAACAAAATTTCAGCTCTTTATGGGAAATTAGGAGAAAAAGACAAACAAAATAAATATCAGGCAATTTATTCAGATCTTCAAAAAAAATTATTAACAGAAAGGAATAAAAATGTAGAATCTGCCCTTAATATTATTTTAAAAGACAAAGAAGAAGAATATAAATCTTCGGAATTTCAAAAATATATCCTGATCTCTATTGGTATTTTGGTACTTCTTATCATATTCTTTTTTATTTACAGGATATTAAGAAAAAAAATAAAGCATAAAGAAACTATTATAAAAGAAGCTGCCAACACCTTACAAAATAAAGAAGAAATAATTTATCAGAAAAATTCTGAAACCCAAGAGCTTCAGTTAAAAATAAATGATGCTTATAATGATGTGGTAGAATTGGCAAAAAAAAATGATCCTTCTTTCTATTTTCGTTTTCAGGAAGTCTATCCTGAATTTCAAAAAAAGCTGTTGGAAAACAGCCCAACTTTACGAACATCAGAACTTATACTTTGCGCTTACACTTTTTTAGGCTTCTCTATTAAAGATATTGCGGAATATACATTCAAATCCGTAAACACAATACGGAACAGAAAACAGAGTTTAAGGAAAAAATTCGGTATTCAAAGTGAAGAAGATATGGGAATATGGTTAAGAAATTTAACCTCAGAGAAAGAACAATAA
- a CDS encoding helix-turn-helix transcriptional regulator, whose product MFCQIDNFKEIDELLKKADTSNKKYEDLKELEYAKKANTLAKRTKDSERMAKSYFFMARSLLNLELQKESLTYIQKASAEKYTKKDVILQAMLAELKGSNYQFLNLASQYAQEEQKAINLLKNNNDYTSLEIKSRAYANLALYNLSYKKNRDLDSTFIYFKLQEKQLRQLPEEKYFSAICEHYSFVGNAFLASKKSDSALYYLQKSYQLKQKYKDPVLYIEYAYFGNYFYYQKQYLKALDFYLKAAQNIKKYSARKSYLTECYMQISDIYGILGQKDKQENYKSLNLKIQNEILAKQNSNVNYAINIILKDKADEYDKVQQKNYVYIAILVILLFIFFFFLYKFLNKDIKLKENIISEVTNTLQNKEDIITQKKNETKQLQQKVNDSYQEIIELAKNNDPAFYLRFQEVYPEFQKKLLEISPGLRTTELILCAYTFLGFTIKDVADYTFKSVNTVRNRKQNLRKKFNLQTEEDMGIWLRNLIDQNP is encoded by the coding sequence GTGTTTTGTCAAATCGACAACTTCAAAGAAATAGATGAATTACTAAAAAAAGCAGACACTAGTAATAAAAAATATGAAGATTTAAAAGAATTAGAATATGCCAAAAAAGCAAATACTTTAGCAAAAAGAACAAAAGATTCTGAAAGAATGGCAAAAAGTTATTTTTTCATGGCCCGCTCTCTTCTTAATTTAGAACTGCAAAAAGAAAGTCTTACCTATATACAAAAAGCATCTGCTGAAAAATACACAAAAAAAGATGTTATCCTACAAGCCATGCTCGCAGAGTTGAAAGGAAGTAATTATCAATTTTTAAATTTGGCATCCCAATATGCTCAAGAAGAACAAAAAGCTATTAATCTATTGAAAAACAATAATGATTATACTTCTCTTGAAATTAAATCCAGAGCTTATGCAAACCTTGCTCTTTATAATTTAAGTTATAAAAAAAATAGAGATCTAGACTCTACGTTCATTTATTTCAAACTACAAGAAAAGCAACTGAGGCAATTACCCGAGGAAAAATATTTTTCTGCAATCTGTGAACATTATTCATTTGTCGGAAATGCATTTTTAGCGAGTAAAAAGTCAGATTCAGCACTATATTATTTACAAAAAAGTTACCAATTAAAACAAAAATATAAAGATCCTGTACTTTATATCGAATACGCTTATTTTGGAAATTACTTTTATTATCAGAAACAATATCTAAAAGCATTGGATTTTTATTTAAAGGCCGCTCAAAATATAAAAAAATATTCTGCAAGAAAAAGCTATTTAACCGAATGTTACATGCAAATATCAGACATTTACGGCATATTGGGACAAAAAGACAAACAGGAAAATTATAAAAGTCTTAATTTAAAAATACAAAACGAAATACTTGCCAAGCAGAATAGTAATGTAAATTATGCCATCAATATTATTTTGAAAGATAAAGCTGATGAATATGATAAAGTTCAACAAAAAAATTATGTATACATCGCTATTCTCGTTATTTTATTATTTATTTTCTTTTTTTTCCTTTACAAATTCCTCAATAAAGATATAAAGCTGAAAGAAAATATCATCTCAGAAGTAACAAATACCTTACAAAATAAAGAGGATATTATTACTCAGAAAAAGAATGAGACAAAGCAACTTCAGCAAAAAGTAAATGATTCCTACCAAGAAATAATAGAACTAGCAAAAAATAATGATCCTGCATTTTATTTACGTTTTCAGGAAGTATATCCCGAGTTTCAGAAAAAATTATTGGAAATAAGTCCGGGCTTGAGAACAACGGAGCTCATACTTTGTGCATATACATTTTTAGGCTTTACTATTAAAGATGTTGCCGACTATACATTTAAATCTGTGAACACAGTTCGTAATCGAAAACAAAATTTGAGGAAAAAATTCAATTTACAAACAGAAGAAGATATGGGAATATGGTTAAGAAATTTAATCGACCAAAATCCGTAA
- a CDS encoding helix-turn-helix domain-containing protein, which translates to MRPNYTKIYQDMLRLEHPEKLKDPKIKELIQKLNTSEDVLNFNEKLFEQSKETQKNNQKLKTYDKKTMLKLLQYQKKHGFSTSYMSRKYKISRTTLAKWKITFEEEFEALK; encoded by the coding sequence ATGCGCCCAAATTACACAAAAATATATCAGGATATGCTAAGACTTGAGCATCCTGAAAAGCTAAAAGACCCCAAAATAAAAGAGCTTATACAAAAACTTAATACGAGTGAAGATGTATTGAATTTTAATGAAAAATTGTTTGAACAATCCAAAGAGACTCAAAAAAATAATCAAAAATTAAAAACTTATGATAAGAAAACTATGCTGAAACTTTTGCAATATCAAAAAAAGCACGGTTTTTCTACAAGTTATATGTCTAGAAAATACAAAATAAGCAGAACCACATTGGCTAAGTGGAAAATAACTTTTGAAGAAGAGTTTGAAGCTTTAAAATAA
- a CDS encoding helix-turn-helix domain-containing protein, with translation MLYKEIHIGKFIKERVEEKEVAMERICNFLNKDEDFVETIYTSKSLDTDLLLRCSKLLEYDFFRLYSSHLILYAPPSAVNKSATKSEKIPYFRKNIYTQEIKEFIIKRILSGEMTQSEVIREYSIPKSTLHRWLQKSDDNNE, from the coding sequence ATGTTATATAAAGAAATACATATAGGAAAGTTCATCAAAGAAAGGGTGGAAGAAAAAGAGGTTGCAATGGAGAGAATCTGTAATTTCTTGAACAAGGATGAAGATTTTGTTGAAACGATCTATACAAGCAAATCTTTAGATACGGATCTTCTTTTGAGATGTTCCAAATTATTGGAGTATGATTTTTTCAGACTCTACAGTTCACATCTTATCTTATACGCTCCTCCATCGGCAGTAAATAAAAGTGCTACTAAATCTGAAAAAATACCTTATTTCAGAAAAAACATTTATACTCAGGAAATTAAAGAATTTATTATTAAAAGAATACTTTCCGGAGAAATGACTCAAAGTGAAGTAATTAGAGAATACTCGATTCCGAAAAGTACTCTTCATAGATGGTTACAGAAAAGCGACGATAATAACGAATAA
- a CDS encoding SulP family inorganic anion transporter: MNSYLNIFDFSKKINYKNELLAGFTVAMTMIPESLSFAILAGLSPLTGLYAAFMMGLVTAILGGRPGMVSGGAGATIVVLIALIKTHGIEYLFATVVLAGIFQLLVGVFKLGKFVRLIPQPVMYGFLNGLAVIIFMAQIEQFKITDSNGVVGWLQGTSLYIMAGLTALTIAIVYFFPKITKVIPASLVAILIVFAVVLGFNIHTKTVADIASISGSLPGFHIPQIPFSLKTLEIIFPYAMIMAGVGLIESLLTLSMVDEITDSKGNANRESVAQGVANITNGFFGGMGGCAMVAQTLVNLNAGSRARLSGIIASITILIIILVGAPFIEKIPMAALVGVMMMVAISTFQWVSIRIVNKMPKSDIFVGITVALITVFLHNLALAVLVGVIISALVFAWDNAKRIRARKHIDENGVKYYEISGPLFFGSVTAFTDKFDPANDPAEVIIDFKESRIVDMSAIDALDKLSKRYAQLNKKLHLKHLSEDCRKMLKNAEAVIEVNIQDDPTYKVMPEK, from the coding sequence ATGAATAGCTATCTCAACATTTTCGATTTTTCAAAGAAAATAAACTACAAAAATGAATTATTGGCAGGTTTTACAGTAGCCATGACCATGATTCCGGAATCTCTTTCGTTTGCAATTTTGGCAGGCCTTTCTCCATTAACAGGTTTATATGCAGCTTTTATGATGGGATTGGTAACCGCAATTTTAGGCGGTAGACCAGGAATGGTTTCCGGTGGAGCAGGAGCCACAATTGTAGTTTTGATAGCTTTAATAAAAACCCACGGAATAGAATATCTTTTCGCAACGGTTGTCCTTGCGGGGATTTTTCAATTATTGGTGGGAGTTTTCAAGCTCGGAAAATTTGTGAGATTAATTCCGCAACCGGTAATGTATGGTTTCTTGAATGGTTTGGCAGTCATTATATTTATGGCTCAGATCGAACAATTCAAAATAACAGACAGCAACGGAGTTGTTGGTTGGCTTCAGGGTACATCCTTATATATTATGGCAGGATTAACTGCTTTAACGATTGCTATTGTTTACTTTTTTCCTAAAATAACAAAGGTTATTCCGGCTTCATTAGTCGCTATTTTAATAGTTTTTGCCGTTGTTTTAGGTTTTAATATTCATACAAAAACGGTTGCAGATATTGCCAGTATTAGTGGAAGCCTTCCCGGTTTTCATATTCCGCAGATTCCTTTTTCATTAAAAACGTTGGAAATTATTTTTCCGTATGCCATGATTATGGCGGGAGTAGGGTTGATAGAATCTCTTCTTACCTTATCAATGGTGGATGAGATTACAGATTCCAAAGGAAATGCAAACCGCGAATCTGTTGCGCAAGGGGTAGCTAATATTACCAACGGATTTTTCGGTGGAATGGGCGGTTGTGCAATGGTTGCACAGACTTTGGTTAACCTAAATGCGGGTTCAAGAGCCAGATTATCCGGAATTATTGCATCAATTACTATTTTAATTATCATTTTGGTTGGAGCTCCATTTATTGAAAAAATTCCGATGGCAGCTTTGGTTGGAGTAATGATGATGGTGGCGATCAGTACTTTTCAATGGGTTTCAATTCGAATTGTGAATAAAATGCCGAAGTCTGATATTTTTGTAGGTATTACAGTAGCTTTAATAACTGTTTTTTTACACAATCTGGCACTAGCCGTTTTGGTCGGAGTTATAATTTCGGCATTGGTTTTTGCCTGGGATAATGCGAAAAGAATTCGTGCAAGAAAGCATATCGATGAAAATGGAGTAAAATATTATGAAATTTCCGGACCCTTATTTTTTGGTTCTGTGACTGCATTTACTGATAAATTTGATCCTGCAAACGATCCTGCAGAAGTAATCATAGATTTTAAAGAGAGCAGAATTGTAGATATGAGTGCCATCGACGCTTTAGATAAACTGTCGAAAAGATATGCTCAGCTAAACAAAAAATTACATTTAAAGCATTTAAGTGAAGACTGTAGAAAAATGTTAAAAAACGCAGAAGCAGTGATTGAAGTCAATATTCAGGATGATCCTACTTATAAAGTGATGCCGGAGAAGTAG
- a CDS encoding HAD family hydrolase, whose product MKTDIDIHNHSHFSFDLWLTLIKSHPEFKAKRVELFSSFFNVNKPIEEVTKVVKYYDDLCNTINEVIGGNVDTFEIYLLILNSLEVDIKRVNRDNLSDFYQKSEDLFLEYKPVVIFENLHQFFDEIKNQGKTINILSNTGFIKGKTMRKFLINENLDKYIDFHIYSDELKISKPNPLVFQEVKDKVKNQDLPMNQILHIGDNPIADYKGAMDFGFNAHLLKH is encoded by the coding sequence TTGAAAACAGATATAGACATCCACAATCACTCACATTTTTCTTTTGATTTGTGGCTTACTTTAATAAAATCTCACCCTGAATTTAAAGCAAAAAGAGTTGAGCTGTTCTCCTCATTTTTTAACGTAAATAAACCCATTGAAGAAGTTACGAAAGTCGTAAAATATTACGATGATCTTTGTAATACGATCAATGAAGTTATTGGGGGTAATGTAGATACTTTTGAAATTTATTTATTGATATTGAATTCTTTGGAAGTTGATATAAAGCGAGTGAATAGAGATAATTTAAGCGATTTTTATCAAAAAAGTGAAGATTTATTTTTAGAATATAAACCAGTTGTGATTTTCGAAAATTTACATCAGTTTTTTGATGAAATAAAGAATCAGGGTAAAACGATTAATATTTTAAGTAATACAGGATTTATCAAAGGAAAGACGATGAGAAAATTCCTAATCAATGAAAATCTTGATAAGTATATCGATTTCCATATTTATTCTGATGAACTGAAAATTTCTAAACCAAATCCACTTGTTTTTCAAGAGGTAAAAGATAAAGTTAAAAACCAAGATCTGCCGATGAATCAGATTTTGCATATCGGAGACAATCCGATTGCGGATTACAAAGGCGCAATGGATTTTGGTTTCAATGCACACTTACTTAAACACTAA